One segment of Paenibacillus sp. FSL R7-0337 DNA contains the following:
- a CDS encoding transposase translates to MLQQHSLCEQSRFSKLFTRLQIGKTLRQAGISKSFGLSSLAIFQIVFSLVFEGKNWFRLLESDRAANLPGKDVIYRFLNQASFAWRRFLQALSLRIVRHFESLISSHRVRVFIIDDSVLSRNRSKKAELLARVFDHSTGKFIKGYTMLTLGWSDGFSFAPLDFVMLSSAKITNRLCEMASNLSKRSNGYKRRMEAFSRKPDAVVALLERALRAGFTADYVLMDSWFTQAPLLRELTAKGLPVIGMVKGMKQRYLVQGKRMTLREVFQSLPTSNAKDIKGSVIVHTACGLPVKLVFVRNRNKKREWLAILSTDVTLDAAEIVRIYGMRWSIETFFKVTKSYLKLGTEFQGRSFDGLISHTTIVFSRYLAMEYERRQSSDERTLGGLFFLFADEVRDLDYQTALQQLMSLFLEMSQAKTKKNKTAVLCQLQEWISGLPSYIKGLFGDLSCES, encoded by the coding sequence ATGTTACAACAACATTCCCTGTGTGAACAGTCACGTTTTTCCAAACTTTTCACCCGTCTTCAGATCGGAAAAACCTTGCGACAAGCGGGTATTTCTAAATCTTTTGGTCTTTCAAGTCTAGCCATTTTCCAAATCGTTTTCTCTTTGGTCTTCGAAGGGAAGAATTGGTTTCGCCTTCTGGAAAGTGACCGTGCAGCAAACCTTCCCGGCAAAGACGTGATCTACCGTTTTTTGAATCAAGCTTCTTTTGCTTGGCGGCGCTTTTTGCAGGCCCTCAGTCTTCGCATTGTACGCCATTTCGAATCGCTCATTTCGTCGCACCGAGTACGTGTGTTCATTATCGACGATTCCGTTTTGAGCCGGAACCGGAGCAAAAAAGCAGAGTTGTTGGCACGAGTTTTTGACCATTCTACAGGTAAATTCATCAAAGGCTACACCATGTTAACCCTAGGTTGGTCGGACGGCTTTAGTTTTGCTCCACTTGATTTTGTCATGCTCTCTTCTGCTAAAATCACTAATCGGTTGTGTGAAATGGCTTCGAATCTCTCTAAACGAAGTAACGGCTACAAACGCCGGATGGAGGCCTTTTCCCGGAAGCCTGATGCTGTCGTAGCCTTGTTGGAACGAGCCTTACGAGCAGGATTCACCGCCGACTACGTGCTTATGGATAGCTGGTTTACGCAAGCTCCACTGCTCCGTGAGCTCACCGCCAAAGGGCTTCCTGTCATTGGTATGGTGAAAGGAATGAAGCAACGCTACCTGGTTCAAGGTAAGCGAATGACACTCCGCGAGGTGTTTCAAAGCCTTCCCACATCGAATGCCAAAGACATTAAAGGCTCGGTCATCGTGCACACCGCCTGCGGTCTACCTGTGAAGCTTGTGTTTGTCCGCAACCGGAATAAAAAACGGGAGTGGCTGGCCATTTTAAGCACCGATGTGACGCTGGATGCTGCTGAAATCGTACGAATCTATGGCATGCGCTGGAGCATAGAGACCTTTTTCAAAGTCACCAAAAGCTATTTGAAACTGGGAACTGAATTTCAGGGCCGTTCCTTTGACGGGCTAATTAGCCATACGACAATTGTATTCAGCAGATATTTAGCAATGGAATACGAACGGCGTCAATCGAGTGACGAACGCACACTCGGAGGACTCTTCTTTCTCTTTGCCGACGAGGTCCGCGATCTGGACTACCAGACTGCGCTTCAACAGCTCATGAGTTTATTTCTCGAAATGTCCCAGGCGAAAACCAAGAAGAACAAAACAGCTGTTCTTTGTCAACTACAGGAATGGATCTCCGGTTTACCCAGCTATATCAAGGGTTTGTTTGGAGATTTGAGCTGCGAAAGTTGA
- a CDS encoding transposase: MGFPFTSGRPISRSRLRPSFKDFLYFSRLGEQENAELTAKLQWYEEQFRLAQQKRFGTSSEKTHPDQLEMNLFNEAEVLATPASEEPQTETITYSRKKWTDSREAKLE, from the coding sequence ATGGGCTTTCCCTTCACCAGCGGCAGGCCCATAAGCAGATCTCGGCTCAGACCGTCGTTTAAAGACTTTTTATATTTTAGTAGACTTGGGGAGCAGGAAAATGCCGAACTGACCGCTAAACTCCAGTGGTATGAAGAACAGTTCCGTCTGGCTCAGCAGAAGCGCTTCGGCACCTCCAGCGAAAAGACCCATCCGGATCAGCTCGAGATGAACCTGTTCAATGAAGCCGAAGTGCTCGCGACTCCGGCTTCCGAAGAGCCTCAGACCGAGACGATTACCTACAGCCGGAAGAAATGGACGGATAGCCGCGAGGCCAAACTGGAGTAA
- a CDS encoding NAD(P)-binding domain-containing protein encodes MRIYDRNRHHWRGRGRQPDRRAAIANGYEVVIANSRGPETLKGLIDELGRSARAATAAGAAEAGDFVVVAVPLKLVNDMPVEQLAGRIVLDTNNYMPWRDGHFPMIDSGEMTVHELRQKQLPASKVAKAFTHIQAPRLFISSRPAGDPNRHVLSVSSNFPEAIELVTRLYDQFGFDTVDNSPLSESWRSGPGQPAWVAHAYQTRTELAANLARAKRIILK; translated from the coding sequence GTGCGAATTTATGACCGTAATCGGCATCATTGGCGCGGGCGAGGTCGGCAGCCAGATCGCCGTGCGGCGATTGCGAACGGGTATGAAGTCGTCATTGCCAATTCGCGGGGACCTGAGACGTTGAAGGGCCTCATTGATGAGCTTGGCCGGTCAGCACGCGCTGCAACTGCGGCGGGAGCTGCAGAGGCTGGTGATTTTGTCGTTGTGGCTGTCCCCCTCAAGCTGGTCAATGACATGCCAGTGGAGCAGCTGGCTGGCAGGATCGTGCTTGACACGAACAACTACATGCCTTGGCGTGATGGACATTTTCCCATGATCGATTCTGGAGAGATGACCGTTCATGAGCTCCGTCAGAAGCAGCTTCCTGCCTCGAAGGTGGCGAAGGCCTTTACCCACATCCAGGCCCCCCGCCTCTTCATTTCGAGTAGACCCGCTGGCGACCCTAACCGCCACGTGTTGTCGGTCTCGAGCAACTTCCCTGAAGCTATCGAACTCGTGACACGGCTGTACGATCAGTTCGGTTTCGATACGGTCGACAACAGTCCGCTGAGCGAGTCATGGCGCAGCGGTCCCGGCCAGCCCGCTTGGGTAGCGCACGCGTACCAAACCCGCACTGAGCTGGCCGCCAATCTCGCTAGGGCAAAACGGATTATCTTGAAGTGA
- a CDS encoding topoisomerase DNA-binding C4 zinc finger domain-containing protein, which produces MLPEEPDFKNRTVKDVTCACGAPMFQRKNKEGSAFLGCSNYPNCRKTKAI; this is translated from the coding sequence ATGCTACCGGAGGAACCAGACTTTAAGAACAGAACAGTCAAAGATGTAACCTGCGCATGCGGGGCTCCAATGTTTCAACGTAAGAATAAGGAAGGTTCAGCATTCTTGGGCTGCAGTAATTATCCGAACTGCAGAAAGACCAAGGCTATATAA
- a CDS encoding SDR family NAD(P)-dependent oxidoreductase encodes MKTIVIIGAGPGLGFSLAKTFGRHGFRIAMVSRTQEKLDQYAVELSELGIEARGFGADITNKMELTRAVQQIKDIYGTIDVVEFSPYSGSVSVTPVLDTTKEAVLPIFNNVVIGAINTARLIIPDMMERGEGALLFTSDLSAMSPTPMFGNSGIVMSGLRNYILNLHQSLHPHGVFVGHLSISPLIKRGTGFDPDQVAEAWYHLYEQREPAEETYPKGIMQIIN; translated from the coding sequence TTGAAGACAATTGTTATAATTGGCGCTGGACCAGGTCTTGGTTTTTCATTGGCCAAAACTTTTGGCAGGCACGGATTCCGCATTGCTATGGTTTCAAGAACACAAGAGAAGCTGGATCAATATGCTGTGGAGCTAAGTGAGTTGGGTATTGAAGCTAGAGGGTTTGGTGCTGATATTACAAACAAAATGGAGCTTACAAGGGCTGTTCAACAAATTAAGGACATCTACGGTACAATTGACGTTGTTGAGTTTAGCCCATATAGCGGAAGTGTTTCTGTGACACCTGTTCTTGATACGACAAAGGAAGCCGTTCTTCCTATTTTTAATAATGTGGTGATTGGAGCCATTAATACTGCAAGACTAATCATTCCAGATATGATGGAACGAGGCGAAGGGGCACTTCTGTTTACAAGTGATCTCTCCGCTATGAGCCCTACGCCCATGTTTGGGAATTCGGGCATCGTTATGTCGGGATTGCGAAACTATATCCTTAATCTACACCAAAGTCTGCATCCCCATGGGGTATTTGTGGGACATTTATCCATCAGTCCTCTGATCAAGAGAGGTACAGGATTTGATCCAGATCAAGTGGCGGAAGCCTGGTATCATCTATATGAGCAAAGAGAACCGGCAGAAGAAACTTATCCTAAAGGTATTATGCAAATTATAAATTAA
- a CDS encoding antibiotic biosynthesis monooxygenase, with protein sequence MSTNNSQIILNIRFKIKSGKKEAFRDNLFAMISNFKSEPTFVNAIVSDDLDHSDDLVIYEIWQGTRESWVQHELTKPYRTEYEGELTNLIDDRIVSWLEPVGEWGSALTNVRR encoded by the coding sequence ATGTCAACAAACAACAGTCAAATCATTCTCAATATACGTTTTAAAATTAAGTCGGGTAAGAAAGAAGCTTTCCGTGATAATCTGTTTGCAATGATTAGCAACTTCAAGAGTGAACCTACCTTTGTCAATGCGATCGTCTCCGATGATCTTGATCATTCTGATGACCTTGTCATCTATGAGATCTGGCAGGGAACAAGAGAAAGTTGGGTTCAACACGAACTTACTAAACCTTATCGTACTGAGTATGAAGGTGAACTTACCAATCTTATTGATGATAGAATCGTAAGCTGGCTCGAACCAGTAGGTGAATGGGGGAGTGCACTGACGAATGTAAGACGGTAA
- a CDS encoding FAD-dependent monooxygenase, with protein sequence MPQNKLEHAIIVGGSLGGLMMGLALSRSGYTVTILERADSSLRNGAFIRLQTKPYSNSKIEQELRHLASNGNNNVEAWSAIQERLRGAVAKESGITLRHNTRIVSVGQNESSAWATSEEGQTFKGDFLIGADGYRSIVRRYLSPDRPFADYTGHLVWVGKVDEELLPKKDWKKRQLSSAYFNNSAAGTLTTAVMPGIKGGTNPGRRWIGFCWFDHSHNQLLSELGVLKDGIAQHSLYGEAIPDSLLEELSQTSQANWNKEDDAILQIAIKKRSLIGAPVNEYIPNILSKGRIAMIGDAAHTMSPMTGAGFNDSLDDTVAIMDSITRYPHSITKALGEYQTLRLDVVRQDKKYL encoded by the coding sequence ATGCCACAAAACAAGTTAGAACATGCCATTATTGTAGGCGGATCTTTGGGCGGTCTAATGATGGGGCTTGCGTTATCTCGTTCTGGTTACACAGTTACCATTCTTGAACGTGCAGATTCATCATTGAGAAATGGTGCTTTTATTCGTTTACAAACGAAGCCTTATAGCAATAGTAAAATTGAACAAGAATTAAGACACTTGGCATCCAATGGTAACAACAATGTTGAAGCCTGGTCAGCCATTCAGGAACGTTTGCGCGGTGCGGTTGCTAAAGAATCCGGTATTACCCTACGGCACAATACACGAATTGTTAGTGTTGGGCAAAATGAATCATCTGCTTGGGCTACCAGTGAAGAGGGGCAGACGTTTAAAGGTGACTTTTTGATTGGCGCAGATGGATATCGCAGTATTGTCCGCCGCTATCTAAGCCCTGATAGACCATTTGCAGATTATACTGGCCATCTGGTGTGGGTAGGGAAGGTGGACGAAGAACTGCTGCCAAAGAAAGACTGGAAAAAACGGCAGCTTTCGAGTGCTTATTTCAACAATAGTGCTGCCGGTACATTGACAACTGCGGTGATGCCAGGTATAAAAGGGGGAACCAATCCTGGCCGGCGATGGATTGGCTTCTGCTGGTTTGATCATTCGCATAATCAATTGCTGTCTGAATTAGGTGTATTAAAGGACGGGATTGCCCAGCATTCCTTATACGGTGAAGCTATTCCGGATTCGCTGCTGGAGGAACTGTCACAAACCAGCCAAGCAAACTGGAACAAGGAAGATGATGCGATTTTGCAAATCGCTATTAAGAAGCGCAGTTTAATCGGGGCACCTGTTAACGAATACATCCCTAATATATTGTCAAAAGGAAGAATAGCCATGATCGGCGATGCAGCTCATACCATGTCACCAATGACTGGCGCAGGCTTTAATGACTCACTTGATGATACGGTTGCCATTATGGACTCCATTACACGGTATCCGCATTCGATAACAAAAGCTTTAGGTGAATACCAAACCCTTCGTTTAGATGTGGTACGTCAAGATAAGAAGTATTTATAA
- a CDS encoding helix-turn-helix domain-containing protein — translation MKTVYCDLEITLDVIGGKWRPLILYYLIKGPKRTGELKRLIPSISQKMLVQSLRELESNNLIVRKMYNQVPPKVEYAISEMGMSLEPTLRALCDWGQDYAKKTLNKDEYLRLNVE, via the coding sequence ATGAAAACTGTTTATTGCGATCTGGAAATTACCTTAGATGTCATTGGCGGAAAGTGGAGACCTCTTATTCTGTATTACTTAATAAAAGGTCCTAAACGGACCGGTGAATTGAAAAGGCTCATCCCATCAATTTCTCAGAAAATGTTAGTTCAGTCGTTGCGGGAGTTGGAGAGTAATAATTTGATTGTAAGAAAAATGTACAATCAGGTACCACCAAAAGTGGAATATGCAATATCAGAAATGGGTATGTCACTTGAACCCACTTTGCGCGCACTTTGTGATTGGGGTCAGGATTATGCAAAGAAGACATTGAACAAGGATGAATATCTGAGATTAAACGTAGAATAG
- the csaA gene encoding chaperone CsaA, whose protein sequence is MATIDDFAALDIRVGTIKEAEFFEEAKVPAIKLKIDFGPEIGMKSSSAQITKRYKVEEIVGRQIIGIINFPPRRIAGFKSEVLVLGGVPEKGDVILLRPDTEMPNGTPIS, encoded by the coding sequence TTGGCAACGATCGATGATTTTGCAGCACTAGATATTCGTGTCGGAACAATTAAGGAAGCGGAGTTTTTTGAAGAAGCAAAGGTCCCTGCGATAAAGCTTAAGATTGATTTTGGACCGGAGATCGGGATGAAATCCTCAAGTGCACAAATAACGAAGCGTTACAAGGTTGAGGAAATCGTAGGGAGGCAAATTATAGGAATCATCAATTTTCCTCCTCGGCGCATTGCGGGATTCAAATCGGAGGTATTAGTTTTGGGAGGAGTCCCGGAAAAAGGAGATGTTATTCTATTAAGGCCGGATACTGAAATGCCTAATGGTACTCCTATTTCGTGA
- a CDS encoding SDR family oxidoreductase: MGKILITGATGNLGSRTLELLLKKVPSNQVAVLVRDPESEKMKKFVKEGIEAHQGDYFDYNSLLRAFNGVEKVMLISAQAFTDRNMQHFNVIAAAKQAGVKHVIFTSIIRRANSNLIVPEVSMSDLFAEQTLKASGLDYTILRNPPYLEVMHSYFGDALEVGVRVPEGSGKVAAASLDDLAAANVAVLTQNGHENKSYTLSGSEGGSFADIAEALSEINEINIPYEAISEKEYIDTMVANGLPVLMTDFVLGWVRGVNTGEFSETSGDLERLIGRKPMTYKEFFKIKSPFSKIED, from the coding sequence ATGGGTAAAATACTTATTACTGGAGCAACAGGTAATCTTGGCAGTAGGACACTAGAGCTTCTTCTTAAAAAAGTTCCGTCAAATCAGGTCGCTGTATTGGTCCGTGATCCGGAATCTGAAAAAATGAAAAAGTTTGTTAAAGAAGGTATAGAAGCTCACCAGGGCGACTATTTTGATTATAACTCACTTCTGCGGGCTTTTAATGGTGTTGAAAAAGTTATGCTTATTTCCGCGCAAGCATTTACCGACCGCAATATGCAACATTTCAATGTGATCGCAGCTGCGAAGCAGGCTGGTGTGAAACACGTGATTTTCACGTCGATCATACGAAGAGCAAATTCAAATCTTATTGTGCCCGAAGTATCGATGTCAGACTTATTTGCTGAACAAACGCTTAAAGCATCCGGATTAGACTATACCATTCTGCGGAATCCACCGTATCTTGAAGTCATGCATTCGTATTTCGGAGATGCGCTTGAAGTCGGCGTGCGAGTACCAGAGGGTTCCGGTAAAGTAGCAGCTGCATCTCTGGACGATTTGGCTGCAGCAAACGTAGCCGTTCTCACTCAAAACGGGCACGAAAATAAGTCATATACTTTAAGTGGTAGCGAGGGAGGCTCTTTTGCAGACATCGCTGAGGCCCTCTCGGAGATTAATGAGATAAATATTCCTTATGAGGCAATTAGCGAAAAAGAATATATTGACACTATGGTAGCGAATGGCTTGCCTGTTCTTATGACTGATTTCGTGTTAGGTTGGGTGCGAGGAGTCAACACTGGAGAATTCTCGGAGACGTCTGGGGATCTTGAACGTCTGATTGGCCGAAAACCAATGACGTATAAAGAATTCTTTAAAATCAAATCGCCGTTTTCTAAGATTGAAGATTGA
- a CDS encoding TetR/AcrR family transcriptional regulator, which produces MGRNREFDIDQALDAALCVFWKKGYDGTSYTDLTQATGVERPALYSAFGNKEALFLRVLDRYYNHYHDFFPAALELPTSREVVSRIFRGAAELQTRYPDHKGCLYVHGDLAGSDDSEPIRRVLIDARADGETSLRDRFERAKQEGDLPENVNCASLAAFVMAVLHGMAVQAKAGFSRNMLDAVAEQALSTWPSGSSALSGKSS; this is translated from the coding sequence ATGGGACGTAACCGCGAATTTGATATAGATCAGGCACTGGACGCAGCACTTTGCGTGTTTTGGAAAAAAGGGTACGATGGCACGTCGTACACGGACCTGACGCAGGCTACGGGTGTCGAACGCCCGGCGCTCTATTCCGCGTTTGGCAATAAGGAGGCCTTGTTCCTCCGGGTTCTTGATCGCTATTACAATCACTACCATGATTTCTTTCCGGCGGCGCTGGAACTGCCGACCTCGCGGGAGGTGGTCTCACGGATCTTTCGCGGGGCGGCCGAATTGCAGACGCGTTACCCCGATCACAAGGGGTGTCTATATGTCCACGGTGACTTGGCTGGCTCGGATGATTCCGAACCGATTCGGCGTGTATTGATCGATGCACGTGCGGACGGTGAGACTTCACTCCGAGACCGTTTCGAACGGGCAAAGCAGGAGGGCGATCTGCCGGAGAATGTGAACTGTGCTTCGTTAGCTGCATTCGTGATGGCAGTGCTCCACGGCATGGCTGTTCAGGCCAAGGCTGGCTTCAGCCGCAACATGCTGGATGCTGTTGCCGAGCAGGCACTCTCCACCTGGCCTTCCGGCAGTTCTGCACTGTCCGGAAAGTCTTCCTAA
- a CDS encoding NAD(P)-binding domain-containing protein produces the protein MKFGFIGAGIVAQTLAKHLLLHGHEVMLSNSRGPETLTDLVSALGTGAKSGTPLEAAEQDFVILSVMWPQMPTALSMVPDWAGRVLIDATNRFENMEPLVGELSGKNSSEIVAQHAPGARVIKAFNSVPMEWIKNYTKEKPKTVLFMSGDDIQTKQVLQEIWENIGFACIDLGSLSQGGLLQQIGGPLAGLNLNLLERYSV, from the coding sequence ATGAAATTTGGCTTTATTGGTGCTGGAATAGTTGCTCAAACGCTGGCGAAGCATCTCTTGCTTCACGGTCATGAAGTTATGCTCAGTAATAGCCGTGGTCCCGAAACGCTCACAGACCTGGTAAGCGCGCTCGGTACTGGAGCAAAATCTGGAACACCTTTAGAAGCAGCTGAGCAAGACTTTGTAATTTTGAGCGTAATGTGGCCGCAAATGCCTACTGCTTTGTCCATGGTTCCTGACTGGGCAGGCCGTGTTCTTATTGATGCTACCAACCGCTTTGAAAATATGGAACCTTTAGTTGGTGAATTATCAGGAAAGAATTCGAGTGAAATCGTAGCCCAACATGCTCCGGGTGCTCGGGTAATCAAAGCTTTTAACAGTGTTCCGATGGAATGGATTAAGAATTACACGAAAGAGAAGCCAAAGACTGTCCTATTCATGTCCGGTGACGACATCCAAACCAAACAAGTCTTGCAAGAAATTTGGGAGAACATTGGTTTTGCCTGTATTGATCTTGGCTCCTTAAGCCAGGGCGGTCTGCTGCAGCAAATAGGAGGTCCTCTTGCTGGATTGAATTTAAATCTGTTGGAGCGATACAGTGTTTGA
- a CDS encoding TetR/AcrR family transcriptional regulator, which yields MNTYDKILAAALKVLEEEGGAQFSTRAVTAIAQVTAPTLYHHFGNADGLLSAVIVEAFKQLFESKMAAVESTIPEMALRQGWDDYVRFAATRPRIYAAMMGRLLEGAHIEAADHSHQALVQNIQRVAVEGKLAVSAQAAADLVWASANTASWLYVTAQIRKAPPPQPDVVDLIRESVMQIILIQRPDADSK from the coding sequence ATGAACACATATGATAAAATATTGGCGGCTGCTCTTAAGGTACTCGAAGAGGAGGGCGGAGCCCAATTTTCGACGCGAGCCGTAACTGCGATCGCGCAGGTTACGGCTCCTACACTCTACCACCATTTCGGCAATGCCGATGGACTCCTGAGTGCAGTTATAGTGGAAGCGTTCAAACAGTTATTTGAAAGTAAGATGGCCGCAGTGGAGTCCACCATTCCAGAGATGGCTCTTCGTCAAGGATGGGATGACTATGTCCGCTTCGCGGCAACCCGTCCTCGGATTTATGCGGCGATGATGGGGCGGTTGCTCGAGGGCGCCCATATCGAGGCGGCAGATCATTCGCACCAAGCACTAGTGCAAAATATTCAGAGAGTCGCCGTCGAAGGCAAACTGGCTGTGTCAGCCCAGGCTGCGGCAGATCTGGTCTGGGCTTCCGCCAATACGGCCTCTTGGCTGTATGTGACGGCCCAGATTCGTAAGGCACCCCCACCCCAACCCGACGTCGTTGATCTCATTCGGGAAAGCGTAATGCAGATCATTTTGATCCAAAGGCCGGACGCCGATTCAAAATGA
- a CDS encoding SDR family NAD(P)-dependent oxidoreductase produces the protein MSFKTQELVMVTGTSSGIGRATAEQLAAEGFHVLAGVRRQEDADKIKRNNIEPVIVDVTHIGTIKALAERVEQDPLGRPLRAVINNAGIAVNAPLEMVPLDELRRQIEVSVIGQVAVIQALTPALLNSGGRVVNIGSVGGKVSMPGFGIYSAAKYAMEAINDSLRREMSSFGIKVIMITPGGVSTGLSEQGITTAERLARLMTPDQHRRHDRLFDAVKAQAETWAKDGIRPEKVAAVISRAIHARKPRTRYTAGRDSALLTRLVRILPDKVLDRMLRSQMKLQ, from the coding sequence ATGTCATTCAAAACTCAAGAACTGGTCATGGTCACAGGTACGTCCAGCGGCATCGGTAGGGCTACCGCGGAGCAGCTGGCCGCTGAAGGATTTCACGTATTGGCGGGTGTTCGCCGTCAGGAAGACGCCGACAAAATCAAACGCAACAATATCGAGCCGGTGATCGTCGATGTTACCCATATCGGCACAATTAAGGCGCTGGCCGAACGGGTGGAGCAAGATCCGCTTGGCCGCCCTTTGCGGGCAGTGATTAACAATGCCGGCATCGCTGTTAATGCGCCTCTCGAAATGGTTCCGCTTGATGAATTGCGCCGTCAGATTGAAGTCAGCGTGATCGGACAGGTCGCGGTTATTCAGGCGCTCACCCCGGCCTTATTGAACAGCGGCGGACGCGTGGTCAATATCGGCTCCGTTGGCGGTAAGGTATCCATGCCTGGATTCGGAATATACTCGGCTGCGAAGTATGCGATGGAAGCGATCAATGACAGCCTTCGCAGGGAGATGTCCTCGTTTGGAATCAAGGTTATCATGATCACTCCGGGTGGTGTCAGCACGGGTCTGTCGGAGCAAGGAATTACAACAGCGGAGCGGCTGGCCAGGCTGATGACCCCGGACCAGCACCGGCGCCATGATCGTCTGTTTGACGCCGTGAAGGCTCAGGCTGAAACATGGGCAAAGGACGGTATCCGCCCTGAGAAGGTGGCAGCAGTGATTTCACGCGCAATCCACGCAAGAAAGCCACGCACCCGCTATACGGCTGGCCGTGATTCGGCACTGCTGACCCGGCTGGTCCGTATTCTCCCGGACAAAGTCCTCGACCGGATGCTTCGCAGCCAGATGAAACTGCAGTAA
- a CDS encoding SDR family oxidoreductase, producing the protein MLTNEGRFSGKVALITGASRGMGAEIAKKLAAGGAEFIGVHYATNRDAALKVVEDIKALGAKAVALEAELNTGITGVNKLWSAFEEAVRSEMGSVQLDILINNAGIAPEIPFEETSVETFDAVINVNFKAPYFLTQAASAFIRNDGRIINISTGFTRVAGPERSIYAASKGAIETLTLALAPLFASKGITVNAVRPGVTYTDMNKEWLTDPEIYAGASSMSAFGRIGTTKDVADIVVFLSSEEARWITGQFIDATGGTRL; encoded by the coding sequence ATGTTGACGAATGAAGGAAGATTCAGTGGTAAGGTTGCTTTGATTACAGGAGCAAGCCGTGGGATGGGGGCTGAAATAGCCAAAAAATTAGCTGCAGGCGGAGCGGAATTCATAGGCGTTCATTACGCCACAAATAGAGATGCGGCTTTGAAGGTTGTTGAGGATATTAAAGCTTTGGGCGCAAAAGCGGTAGCTCTGGAAGCAGAATTAAACACGGGTATTACCGGTGTTAACAAGCTTTGGTCCGCTTTTGAAGAGGCTGTTCGTTCAGAAATGGGTTCTGTGCAGTTGGACATTCTGATCAATAATGCAGGGATTGCACCGGAAATTCCCTTTGAAGAAACGTCAGTAGAAACGTTCGATGCTGTCATTAATGTGAACTTTAAAGCTCCCTATTTCCTTACTCAAGCAGCCAGCGCGTTTATACGGAATGATGGACGGATTATTAACATTTCAACTGGCTTTACTCGTGTTGCTGGTCCAGAGCGTTCTATTTATGCGGCTTCCAAGGGGGCTATTGAGACACTTACTTTGGCTTTGGCTCCACTTTTTGCATCAAAGGGGATTACGGTTAATGCAGTAAGACCGGGTGTTACGTACACGGATATGAACAAGGAATGGCTCACCGACCCTGAGATTTATGCTGGAGCATCTTCAATGTCCGCTTTCGGAAGAATTGGTACTACTAAGGACGTTGCAGATATCGTTGTGTTTCTATCCTCTGAGGAAGCGCGATGGATCACGGGGCAGTTTATTGATGCTACCGGAGGAACCAGACTTTAA
- a CDS encoding putative quinol monooxygenase, with protein sequence MNDTKNRYVTVLWEARAKAGREAEMKAFMTAAVTPSRNDLGNIDYEAHEVEGRPGTFIIYERWVNRDALDRHLSAPRMQELVPQLLELMEGSIEEGIRLLQPFRPAQ encoded by the coding sequence ATGAACGATACAAAGAACCGTTACGTTACTGTACTCTGGGAGGCGAGAGCTAAGGCAGGGAGAGAAGCCGAGATGAAGGCATTCATGACTGCTGCTGTCACCCCGTCACGCAACGACCTGGGCAACATTGACTACGAGGCTCACGAGGTAGAAGGCCGGCCTGGCACATTCATCATCTACGAGCGCTGGGTGAACCGGGATGCCCTCGACCGGCACCTGAGCGCCCCCCGGATGCAGGAACTGGTGCCCCAGCTCTTAGAACTGATGGAGGGATCCATTGAGGAAGGGATTCGACTCCTGCAGCCGTTCCGCCCAGCGCAGTAA